Proteins encoded together in one Porites lutea chromosome 2, jaPorLute2.1, whole genome shotgun sequence window:
- the LOC140925721 gene encoding sorting nexin-20-like encodes YYPSRILIYSRLLENWLLVTMESSGNFDRFSIDEDDDDLEDDFSSGSMSFNGRLVISGDPIMYSSVGSPGRGIVFVPEDISSDCESEEETNDSICKGRGISVTTDPQSIKFEILSTRIHEYQRKQCVFYSLMVLRTEGIDTDRALIERRYSDFAALYKALKKDHSSVVENVAFPGKLFGQKSNLNPENIEFRRSSFETFLQKICYSNEARLHPAFREFFYLPELREATEKLKGGELKSGLKLLLNSLHLQIKLGDEVREIIATLCGIVVIHEAQSKLEEANRYATAAVELAQDDFYCPHLIPLLDTAATLRWKLQMEKRTIERHLNRVQRMSGIEADDAFTLRELAVTRFDK; translated from the exons TATTATCCCAGCCGTATTTTAATTTACTCCCGTTTATTGGAAAATTGGTTGTTAGTCACTATGGAGAGTAGTGGTAATTTTGATCGTTTCAGCATTGACGAAGATGATGACGATTTAGAGGACGATTTCTCTTCTGGAAGCATGTCTTTCAACGGGCGACTTGTCATTTCTGGTGATCCTATAATGTATTCTTCTGTTGGAAGTCCTG GGCGAGGGATTGTATTTGTGCCAGAAGATATCAGCAGTGATTGTGAGAGTGAAGAAGAGACAAATGATAGCATTTGTAAAGGCCGTGGAATATCAGTCACTACTGATCCTCAGAGTATCAAGTTTGAGATATTGTCAACCAGGATTCATGAATATCAGCGCAAGCAATGTGTG TTTTACTCCCTTATGGTCCTGCGAACTGAAGGGATTGACACAGATAGAGCCTTGATAGAGAGACGATATTCTGACTTTGCTGCCCTGTACAAAGCACTCAAGAAGGACCATTCAAGCGTTGTGGAAAATGTTGCATTTCCTGGAAAACTGTTTGGACAGAAAAGCAACTTAAACCCTGAAAATATTGAATTTAGACGTTCATCCTTTGAGACATTCCTGCAAAAGATTTGTTACAGTAATGAAGCACGTCTTCATCCAGCTTTTAGAGAATTTTTCTATCTTCCAGAGTTACGAGAGGCGacagaaaaactcaaaggaGGTGAACTGAAAAGTGgtttgaaattattattaaacagCCTTCATCTCCAAATTAAGTTGGGCGATGAAGTGAGAGAGATTATTGCTACTCTTTGTGGAATTGTTGTCATACATGAAGCCCAAAGTAAATTGGAAGAGGCAAATCGTTACGCGACAGCTGCAGTAGAGTTAGCACAAGATGACTTTTACTGTCCTCATTTGATTCCTTTGCTGGATACAGCAGCCACTTTAAGGTGGAAACTTCAAATGGAGAAGAGGACTATTGAGAGACACTTAAACCGTGTTCAAAGAATGAGTGGAATAGAAGCTGATGATGCCTTCACACTCCGAGAACTTGCTGTTACAAGGTTTGACAAGTAA
- the LOC140927893 gene encoding sorting nexin-20-like — MLMEARCQWYVDDCTEVNPDDRSESSSDSISFNGQLVNPIRTIIHPGEKGIVYIGDIDSDDEEKDVDSLESICKGHGISIYNDPCNVRFDVFLPRIDEQSKRVFYCIMVLRTEMGIDKDKVSVERRYSDFRALYKSLKKDLPTILKDINFPKRVLGQKSNLDAELIESRRVEFQAFLQTIYQHYEVRQHPAFREFFYLPGLREATDFLIGGELKNSLELLLNSLHLQVKLCDKVREIIATLAAVVVVLEAQDNLEDAEHYAMAALDLAQDDYLCSYVIPLLDTAVKLRQKLQMDKKGIENHLFRVQRMTGLDVDHMFSLRALAAMRFQKEKTSS; from the exons ATGTTGATGGAGGCGAGGTGCCAGTGGTACGTGGATGATTGCACAGAAGTAAACCCTGATGACCGTTCAGAAAGTTCGTCTGACAGCATTTCCTTCAATGGACAACTTGTTAATCCCATAAGAACTATAATTCATCCCGGAG AAAAGGGCATTGTCTATATTGGTGACATTGATTCTGATGATGAGGAGAAAGATGTTGATTCTTTAGAGAGCATTTGTAAAGGCCATGGCATATCTATCTACAACGACCCTTGCAATGTAAGATTTGATGTGTTTTTACCCAGGATAGATGAACAAAGCAAGCGAGTG TTTTATTGTATTATGGTCTTGAGAACAGAAATGGGTATTGATAAAGACAAGGTCTCAGTGGAACGACGATACTCAGACTTCAGAGCTCTGTACAAGTCACTCAAAAAAGACCTTCCAACCATCTTGAAGGACATTAATTTTCCAAAGAGAGTTCTTGGCCAAAAGAGTAATTTGGATGCTGAATTAATTGAATCCAGACGGGTAGAATTTCAGGCATTCCTACAAACTATATACCAACACTATGAAGTACGCCAACATCCAGCTTTCCGAGAGTTTTTCTATCTGCCAGGTTTACGAGAGGCAACTGACTTTTTAATAGGTGGGGAATTAAAAAATTCCCTAGAACTGTTATTAAACAGCTTGCATCTTCAAGTGAAGTTGTGTGACAAAGTAAGAGAGATTATAGCTACTCTTGCAGCAGTTGTGGTGGTACTTGAGGCTCAAGACAATCTGGAAGATGCTGAGCATTATGCAATGGCAGCTCTTGATTTAGCTCAAGATGATTATTTATGTTCTTATGTGATACCACTGTTGGACACAGCGGTAAAACTGAGGCAAAAACTACAAATGGACAAGAAAGGTATCGAGAATCATTTATTCCGAGTTCAAAGAATGACTGGTCTAGATGTTGATCATATGTTTAGCCTGCGAGCCCTTGCTGCTATGagatttcaaaaagaaaagactaGCTCATGA